Proteins encoded in a region of the Paramagnetospirillum magneticum AMB-1 genome:
- the dxs gene encoding 1-deoxy-D-xylulose-5-phosphate synthase gives MTPPPATGKPSSSLLDRVSSPADIRDFSIEELEQLTYEVRQEMIQSVSFTGGHLGAGLGVAELTVALHHIFDTPRDRLIWDVGHQAYPHKILTGRRGRMRTMRQGGGLSGFTRRSESEYDPFGAGHSSTSISAALGMAVARDLKGATNNVIAVIGDGAMSAGQAYEAMNNAGAAGSRLIVILNDNDMSIAPPVGALSAHLSRLLSSPSYHSLRHLVKDLAHLLPPSLERAVGRAEEYARGMVSGGGTLFEELGFYYVGPIDGHNFEHLLPVLKNLRDSDDTKPVMLHVVTKKGRGYPPAEAAADKYHGVGRFDVLTGQLEKPKANAPSYTSVFAKALIAEAEVDDRVVAITAAMPGGTGLDKFGDRFPARTFDVGIAEQHAVTFAGGLATEGFKPFCAIYSSFLQRAYDQVQHDVVLQKLPVRFAIDRAGLVGADGATHAGSYDMAFLGCLPDIVIMCPSDEADLMHAVATAVSIDDRPSAFRYPRGEGVGIELSERGSVMPIGKGRVVREGNRVAILSLGTRLAEALKAADELAARGLAPTVVDARFMKPLDEELILRLAREHEVLITVEEGSVGGFGSHVLHLLASKGALDNGLKVRPLALPDVFVEHDAPAIQYEKIGLNASGIVATVLATLGEARSVVSA, from the coding sequence ATCGAAGAGTTGGAGCAGCTGACCTACGAAGTCCGCCAGGAGATGATCCAGTCGGTCTCCTTCACCGGCGGCCACCTGGGCGCCGGCCTGGGCGTCGCCGAGTTGACCGTGGCGCTGCACCACATCTTCGATACGCCGCGCGACCGGCTGATCTGGGACGTGGGCCATCAGGCCTATCCCCACAAGATCCTCACCGGGCGCCGCGGCCGCATGCGCACCATGCGCCAGGGTGGCGGTCTGTCGGGCTTCACCCGCCGGTCGGAGAGCGAGTACGATCCCTTCGGCGCCGGTCATTCCTCCACCTCCATCTCGGCGGCGCTGGGCATGGCCGTGGCCCGCGATCTCAAGGGGGCCACCAACAACGTCATCGCGGTGATCGGCGACGGCGCCATGAGCGCCGGCCAGGCCTATGAGGCCATGAACAACGCCGGAGCGGCGGGCTCGCGCCTGATCGTCATCCTCAACGACAACGACATGTCCATCGCCCCGCCGGTGGGTGCGCTGTCGGCCCATCTGTCGCGCCTGCTGTCGTCGCCGTCCTACCACTCGCTGCGTCATCTGGTGAAGGATCTGGCGCATCTGCTGCCGCCCTCGCTGGAGCGCGCGGTGGGCCGCGCCGAGGAATATGCCCGCGGCATGGTATCGGGCGGCGGGACGCTGTTCGAGGAACTGGGTTTCTATTACGTCGGCCCCATCGACGGCCATAATTTCGAGCATCTGCTGCCGGTGCTGAAGAATCTCCGCGATTCCGACGACACCAAGCCGGTGATGCTGCATGTGGTGACCAAGAAGGGCCGCGGCTATCCGCCGGCCGAGGCCGCCGCCGACAAGTATCACGGCGTCGGCCGCTTCGACGTGCTGACCGGCCAGCTGGAAAAGCCCAAGGCCAATGCGCCCTCCTACACCTCGGTCTTCGCCAAGGCGCTGATCGCCGAGGCCGAGGTGGACGACCGCGTGGTCGCCATCACCGCCGCCATGCCCGGCGGCACCGGCCTCGACAAGTTCGGGGATCGCTTTCCGGCCCGCACCTTCGACGTGGGCATCGCCGAGCAGCACGCGGTGACCTTCGCCGGCGGCCTGGCCACCGAGGGCTTCAAGCCGTTCTGCGCCATCTACTCGTCCTTCCTGCAGCGCGCCTATGATCAGGTGCAGCATGACGTGGTGCTGCAGAAGCTGCCGGTGCGCTTCGCCATCGACCGCGCCGGTCTGGTGGGCGCCGACGGCGCCACCCATGCCGGGTCCTATGACATGGCCTTCCTGGGCTGCCTGCCCGACATCGTCATCATGTGCCCGTCGGACGAGGCCGATCTGATGCATGCGGTGGCCACCGCCGTCTCCATCGACGACCGCCCCTCCGCCTTCCGCTATCCGCGCGGCGAGGGCGTGGGCATCGAGCTGTCCGAGCGGGGCTCGGTGATGCCCATCGGCAAGGGCCGAGTGGTGCGCGAAGGCAACCGGGTCGCCATTCTGTCGCTGGGCACCCGCTTGGCCGAGGCGCTGAAGGCGGCGGACGAACTGGCCGCCCGCGGCCTCGCCCCCACGGTGGTGGATGCCCGCTTCATGAAGCCGCTGGACGAGGAGCTGATCCTGCGTCTGGCGCGCGAGCACGAAGTGCTGATCACCGTCGAGGAAGGCTCGGTGGGCGGGTTCGGCAGCCACGTGCTGCACTTGCTGGCCTCCAAGGGCGCCCTGGATAACGGCCTCAAGGTCCGTCCCCTGGCCCTGCCCGACGTCTTCGTCGAGCACGACGCCCCGGCCATCCAGTACGAGAAGATCGGCCTCAACGCCTCGGGCATCGTGGCCACCGTTCTGGCCACCCTGGGCGAAGCCCGGTCGGTTGTCAGCGCCTGA
- a CDS encoding ArsR/SmtB family transcription factor, producing the protein MELEKLQESARRASALLKAMSNEHRLMILCQLLPGEKSVGELERIIGLSQSALSQHLARLRRDCLVTTRRQAQTIFYSLAGVEARAVIDTLYGLYCKPEGAACAG; encoded by the coding sequence ATGGAATTGGAAAAACTTCAGGAAAGCGCCCGCCGGGCCAGCGCATTGCTGAAGGCCATGAGCAATGAACACCGCTTGATGATCCTGTGCCAGCTTCTCCCCGGCGAAAAGTCGGTGGGCGAGCTGGAACGCATCATCGGCCTGTCCCAATCGGCGCTGTCCCAGCATCTGGCCCGCCTGCGCCGCGATTGTCTGGTCACCACGAGGCGCCAGGCGCAGACCATCTTCTACTCTCTGGCCGGAGTAGAAGCGCGTGCGGTGATCGACACCCTGTACGGGCTTTACTGCAAGCCGGAAGGCGCCGCCTGCGCGGGCTGA
- a CDS encoding TniQ family protein — MNAGRPIPLWPGRPRPLPGETFSSWFSRTAWSNGLTPAELYGVATNGAQIHSRDLDRLAERPLRVRLSAATGISADILADAMVTRWGGHLYAPALAARMLDDWPHRFHATCEAAGVSRWQLERTSSSPMTLLK; from the coding sequence ATGAACGCCGGACGGCCCATCCCCTTGTGGCCGGGGCGGCCTCGGCCGTTGCCGGGTGAGACCTTCTCGTCGTGGTTCTCCAGGACCGCCTGGAGCAACGGCCTGACGCCGGCCGAGTTGTATGGCGTAGCCACCAACGGTGCCCAGATCCACAGCCGTGACCTGGATCGCTTGGCCGAGCGCCCCCTGCGGGTCCGCCTGTCGGCGGCCACGGGCATCTCGGCCGACATCCTGGCCGATGCCATGGTCACCCGCTGGGGTGGGCATCTCTACGCGCCTGCCCTGGCGGCCCGGATGCTCGACGACTGGCCCCACCGCTTCCATGCGACCTGCGAGGCGGCTGGGGTATCGCGCTGGCAACTGGAACGCACCAGCAGCAGCCCGATGACGCTTCTCAAGTGA
- a CDS encoding TniB family NTP-binding protein has translation MLPVPPAKTDLEERLSYVRRTGWVPYRVGLKSLTLMEQMIEAPNSHRPPRLLIHGDTNNGKPTIALKFAKDNPPVLKGART, from the coding sequence ATGCTGCCCGTCCCGCCGGCCAAGACAGACCTGGAAGAACGGCTCTCCTACGTACGCCGCACCGGCTGGGTGCCCTATCGGGTCGGACTGAAGTCTCTGACGCTGATGGAGCAGATGATCGAGGCCCCCAACAGCCACCGGCCGCCCCGCCTGCTGATTCACGGCGACACCAACAACGGCAAGCCCACCATCGCCCTGAAGTTCGCCAAGGATAATCCCCCGGTTCTTAAGGGGGCCCGGACATAG
- a CDS encoding nitrous oxide reductase accessory protein NosL, whose protein sequence is MRLLAALLLSLVLFSAQAEAGEVVVAPPGPNSVCPVCGMFVAKYPEWVAAVVFKDGHTHYFDGAKDLFKFMREVGKFDAGHGPGDIAIVAVTDYYAVRTLDARGAFFVVGSDVLGPMGHELVPLASRQDAEEFMADHKGKSILTFDQVGVEILKSLDKGSAK, encoded by the coding sequence CCGCCCAGGCGGAGGCGGGCGAGGTGGTGGTGGCGCCGCCCGGCCCCAACAGCGTCTGCCCGGTCTGCGGCATGTTCGTGGCCAAGTATCCGGAATGGGTGGCCGCCGTGGTGTTCAAGGACGGCCACACCCACTATTTCGACGGCGCCAAGGACCTGTTCAAGTTCATGCGCGAGGTGGGCAAGTTCGATGCGGGCCACGGTCCGGGCGACATCGCCATCGTGGCGGTGACCGATTACTACGCCGTCAGGACCCTGGACGCCCGAGGGGCCTTCTTCGTGGTCGGTTCGGACGTACTGGGGCCCATGGGGCACGAACTGGTTCCCCTGGCGTCCCGGCAGGATGCGGAAGAGTTCATGGCCGATCACAAGGGCAAGAGCATCCTGACCTTCGATCAGGTGGGTGTCGAGATCCTGAAAAGCCTTGATAAGGGCTCGGCCAAGTAA